The sequence TCCTGATTTAACTCCCACTCCCCCTGGTGCAGCTGATGTCGGCTCAGGAAGTCCGCTCTGCAGTTGTCTACCCCCTTGAGATGTAGAGCTGAGAGGGAGAGAAGGTGAAGTTCTGCCAGCCTGAATATAAAGTGGGAAATCCTCATTAGTTCCACTGACCTGGTGCCCCCCTGGTGGTTTAGGTAGGCTACTGCTGTCGCATTGTCCGTGAGGATTCTCACATTTCTTCCCTTGATGACTGGAAGTGCCTGTGATAGTGCCAGAAACACTGCCCTTAGTTCTCTCACATTTTGTGACTGTCTGGAGTGCTCCGGGTTCCATACCCCTTGAAGAACTAGTGAGTCTGAGTGAGCCCCCCAACCGTATGGGCTTGCGTCTGTAGTTATCGTTAGTAACTCTCGTATGTTCCAAGGCATACCCTTGTTCAAGTTGTTTCTTTCTGTCCACCAGGATAGCGACCTGAGAGTCTGTGGAGATAAAACAAACACATCGTCTAGATTGTCAGTCTCTCTATTCCATACCTCTAATATCTGTAATTGTAAGGTCCTTGAATGATACTGGGCCCACTGAACTGCCGGGATGCAGGAGGTAAAAAGTCCCAACACTGACATTGCTCCTCTAATAGCGACTTCCGGGTGGTCTATTAGTTCCTGGACCTTTTGGATGACCAACAGTATCTTATTTTCAGGCAGAAAGGATCTTTGAGAAACCGAATCTAGGCATATTCCAAGAAATTTACAATACTGTGATGGGGTCTTATTAGACTTTTCATCATTTACTTCCCATCCTAGCCTAGAGAACACCTCTTCCACTATGGAGATGTCTGCTGTCACTGAGGCCATGGACTCACCGACCAAAAGAAAATCGTCAAGGTATGggataataataatgtctctctCCCTGACATGGGCCATCACCTCAGCCATAACTTTGGTGAAAATCCTAGGTGCCTGGGAAATACCAAATGGCATGGCCGTGTACTGATAGTGAAACACCGATCCCTCTATATTCACTGCTACCCTCAGGAATTTTTGGTGATCTGGATGAACGGGGATGTGGTAATACGCGTCCCGAAGATCAATTGTGGCCATATAGCAATTATGGGATAAGTTTAGAATAGCCGTGGAGATGGACTCCATTCTAAATTTTTCGTAGGAGAGAGCTTGGTTAAGGGGTTTGAGATTGATAATGGTCCGAAAGGAGCCATTGGGCTTCTTAACCAAGAAGAGGGTCGAATAAAACCCTCTACCTTTCTGGTCCTCCGGTACCGGAACAAGGACCCGTTTATCTATTAATGACCTGACCTCCGTCACCATGGCCGTATGTCTCTCGGGATTAGAGGTAACATTAGTAACAATAAATCTTTCTCCTGGGGAGGACAAAAAAGAAATCTTAAGTCCAGACTTTATTATGTCACACACAAAAGAACTGTTGGAAATCGCAAACCATTCtgaacagaaaaattgtaatcgcCCTTCCACAGGAATCTGGCGTCATTGTGATTGTTTCTTAGAGGTATCCCCTCCTGAAAACATAAGACCTCTACCTTTTTTAGGGGGCCTCCAGTCCTTTCTTCCTACTTGGGTGCCACCTCTGCCTCTTCTGCCTCTACCTCTGGAAGGCCTGGTTGCTTGTGTAGAGACTAGTGGGAAGCTCTTTTTCTTATCTGAGGCCTTCTCTAGTACCTTCTCTAAGGCCGAGCCAAATAAGAGATTGCCCTCACAAGGGACCGCACAGAGCTTAGCTCTGGATGTGACATCTCCCTTCCAGTCCCTAAGCCATAGGGTCCTCCTCGCAGAATTAGAAAGGGCTGCCGACCTGGCCGACAATCTTAAAGCATCCGCAGAGGCCTCTGCCATGAAGGAAACCGAACCCTCTATGATGGGAAACTTGCTCAGCAATTCCTCCGTAGTGGCCCCCGATCTAATCTGTTCCTTTAGTTGTGCCACCCAGATTTCTGTAGCCCTTGCTACCGAGGTAGTAGCTACGAGAGGTTTAAAAGTGGCAGTAGTTGCTTCCCAATTCTTCCTTAAATAGACCTCTGCCCTTTTATCCATAGGGTCCTTCATGGATGCGGAATCCTCAAAGGGCAAAGCATCTTTCCTTGTTAATTTTGCCACCGGAGGATCAATCTTAGGTGCTGATTCCCACGTTGATACCTCCTCAGCATTAAACGGATATTTTCTCTTATAAGCCTGAGGAACAAAGAACTTTCTATCCGGGCGAGCCCATTCGTTTGTAATCAATGTCTTTAGACTCTGATGTATAGGAAAGACTGGGCGTTGTCTGGGGGCCAGACCCTCGAACATAATGTCCTGAATGGACTTAGGCTGTGGATTGTCCTCTATGGCCATGGTCTGCCTGACAGCCTTTACAATATTGTCCACCAGCTCAACTGGCATGAGCTTTTTTGCCGTATCTTCCCCCTGGGTTTCTATGGTCTGTAAAAGCTCTCCTGGTTCCTCCAGGCCAGATAACTGTTCATCCCCTtcagcctcttcctcctcctcatcctccacctcctcatagggaatattCGGAGCCTCCCCACTAGGACCTGGGATTTCCCCAGGAGGGATCTCCACCACGGGATCTACTGCAGGGGGAGTAGAAGTGGATGTGGAAGGGAGAGAGGCCTGaaatacacagaaaaaaatgtaCTATAAAatattctcttctctctctctttttcttttaaaagataaaaataggaATTAACACACCTACCCGAATCTGCCTCTTAATTAATCCCTTCATACTTCTCAAGAATGCTGGTCCCTGGTCATCCAGCACTCTATTCATGCAGCCCCCACATAAGGTCTTTGTGTAGGAACTACTTAGTCTCTTCTTACATATAGGGCAATCCCTAGGTTTAGCCCTGGCTCTAGCAACCTCCTAGAttaatatacagagagagagagagaaaaaaacctaTTTAGACTCTAATAAGAAACAAGACTTCATTGGGGGGAACCCCTCTTACCCACACCATACCGCAATGGTCTCAGGTTGAGGATTATCCGATTGTTCAGCGCCTTGTGACTCCATGATATTCTTCTTATTGGAACTTTTGGGAGTTTGTAAAGAGAAAAAAACCACCAAACAGTGGCTGAGTACACCTGTACTAGCAGCAAGCTCTCCTGGATGTACACTGCCTCAGCGACAGAATCCAGCTTTTATTCCTGGCACCTGCTGACAGAAGACCGGCTggctccgccccctgccgcggcgctgatgcggcacaccctcccgTGTGTGTGGAATCCCACCCCCGACAGGCCGAGGCCCGGATGCTGCCGGCAAGGCCGCAGGATATCCTACTCACAGGCCCCAGCGCGTGACGTCATCTCGGGGCGCCGGCGTCCTGCGTCGTGACGTAAGCGCGCCCCGCACGCACGCCGACGGCGGCTGCCAGGAACCaccagggcgcgcgcgcgccgctgCGCCCAGAGGCCCAAGCAGGACCCAGCACCAGAGGAGACCACGCTGCTCGGGACTGGAGCGCCGGGGTCACACGGGGACCCTCTCCAGGAGGTGCTGGGGCGGAGGACAGACTTGGCCGTGGCTCCTACAGCGGAGACTTATGCGGCCGGGATGACGGCACTATAGGTACGCCGGGTGCCCCAGTCCTAAAAGCTtcatgaaaaaggaaaaaaaaaaaaaaaaaaccagcaagCAGGAGGATATACACTCCTGCACGTCCTGCTcccatggacaggaaacagaaactggCGTGAGTGGGGCGAGAtgcttcttttaaaggtccagtggtcctgtttcctgtccaatgggaggaggtggtcctctccaggggtgccgtcatagggcgagaggagaaaaaatattttttccgcaggataacccttttaataactatatatagttatatactgtataactatgtAACTTGGTAGCATTTGCAGTTATATTACTATGACAAAGCCGCTATTAGCCAATAATTATTATTAGCTGGGTGTTATAAATAGCGTGCAGCTTCTTGTGTTGTGTAAGAGCTGGATTTCTGTAGGCAGACAATGCGTGTTTGTATAGTTATCACAAATAAATAAAGGTTTGTACGCTGTGATAAACTGGGATCAGCTCGGCTAGCACTACAAATACAGCGTTCTCAACCCAGAGTGGATGAAGAAGCAGAGAAACCCTGTACTAAAGCCCATGGAGGAGACTTGTATAGGAAACGTGAtcttctgaatatatatatatatatatatatatatatctatatatacagtggtgccttggattacaagcatgattcgttccaggactgtgcttgtaatccaaagttTTAAGagtttaaaccaaagcaaattttcccataagaaatcattgatatgcagacaattggttccacaccccaaaaataatgttttattattctgaatgacatgtaaaacaaattaaacaaacattcagaaaaagcagaatatgtgatattataagttactgtacagtaatggagaggatgggaaacacaaggacagagactgcagggagcatgaaggaatgagcaggacagatgtgggcgcagtatagcagcactctctgtctggggaaagaggggttacagctatggagagtcctgtcccctgatgtaagccccagcctgaagtggatctgctatgatttggaaggtgagggagacttcctgggtcagagtacagggctgtagatcccactatgcagaccatgcccctcc is a genomic window of Dendropsophus ebraccatus isolate aDenEbr1 chromosome 4, aDenEbr1.pat, whole genome shotgun sequence containing:
- the LOC138789333 gene encoding uncharacterized protein; the protein is MESQGAEQSDNPQPETIAEVARARAKPRDCPICKKRLSSSYTKTLCGGCMNRVLDDQGPAFLRSMKGLIKRQIRASLPSTSTSTPPAVDPVVEIPPGEIPGPSGEAPNIPYEEVEDEEEEEAEGDEQLSGLEEPGELLQTIETQGEDTAKKLMPVELVDNIVKAVRQTMAIEDNPQPKSIQDIMFEGLAPRQRPVFPIHQSLKTLITNEWARPDRKFFVPQAYKRKYPFNAEEVSTWESAPKIDPPVAKLTRKDALPFEDSASMKDPMDKRAEVYLRKNWEATTATFKPLVATTSVARATEIWVAQLKEQIRSGATTEELLSKFPIIEGSVSFMAEASADALRLSARSAALSNSARRTLWLRDWKGDVTSRAKLCAVPCEGNLLFGSALEKVLEKASDKKKSFPLVSTQATRPSRGRGRRGRGGTQVGRKDWRPPKKDSQVAILVDRKKQLEQGYALEHTRVTNDNYRRKPIRLGGSLRLTSSSRGMEPGALQTVTKCERTKGSVSGTITGTSSHQGKKCENPHGQCDSSSLPKPPGGHQVSGTNEDFPLYIQAGRTSPSLPLSSTSQGGRQLQSGLPEPTSAAPGGVGVKSGSIPADLPSMGLSTDRPIRLPSEQEDQSILFPMPVGQATSAGRACTIMAEGSTLRLPAYSTPTTSHQEDQAGQGTYNINCSILAQKGMVHLAPQDVSSGSLGSTRTNGSPEPGPSIPSRNWEPPSDSLAFERQLLRDRGLSDEVISTMLASRKKVTSDIYFRTWRTFLRFVGHPVNVLEPPNIPLVLDFLQEGLKKHLRPSTIKVQISALSVLYDFKLAEHPWVKRFVNAAELSILSVDGGCIDLPPPVIDETFFTGQQGRAAAEDADRLGSIKCSEKTHKAKASTSGSGAGM